A region of Oncorhynchus masou masou isolate Uvic2021 chromosome 29, UVic_Omas_1.1, whole genome shotgun sequence DNA encodes the following proteins:
- the LOC135521308 gene encoding cell surface glycoprotein 1-like, producing the protein SPSPSHSPSPSHSPSPSPSPSHSPSPSHSPSPSHSPSPSHSPSPSPSHSPSPSYSHSPSHSPSHSPSPSHSPSPSPSYSHSPSPSPSPSPSHSPSHSPSPSHSPIPSPSPSHSPSPSPSYSHSPCPSHSPSPSHSPSHSYSHSPSHSPSHSPSPSYSHSPSHSPSHSPSPSYSHSPSHSPSHSPSPSYSHSPSPSYSHSPSHSPSHSPSPSYSHSPSHSPSHSPSHSPSHSHNPSHSPSPSYSHSPSHSPSHSPSPSYSHSPSHSPSHSPSPSYSHSPSHSPSHSPSPSPSHSPSPSHSPSPSHSPSHNPSHSPSHSPSHNPSHNPSHSPSHSHSPSHSPSHNPSHNPSHSPSHSHNPSHSPSHNPSHSPSHSPSHSPSPSHSHSPSHNPSHNPSHSPSHSHNPSHSPSHNPSHSPSHNPSHNPSHSPSHSHNPSHSPSHNPSHNPSHSPSHSHNPSHSPSHSPSPSHIPSPSHSPSPTSPSHSPSHSPSPSHSPSHSPSHSPSHSHNPSHSPSHSPSPSHSPSPSHSPSHSPSHSPSHSPSPSPSHSHSPSPSHSPSHSPSPSHSPSPSHSPSHSPSPSHSPSHSPSHSPSPSHSPSPSHSPSPSHSPSPSHSPSHSPSPSHSPSPSHSPSTSPSHSPSHSPSHSPSPSHSPSHSPSHSPSPSHSPSPSHSPSPSHSPSHSPSHSPSHSPSPSHSHSPSHSPSPSHSPSPSHSPSPSPSPSHSPSPSHSPSHSPSPSPSHSPSHSHSPSPSHSPSHSPSPSHSPSPSHS; encoded by the exons agccccagccccagtcacagccccagccccagtcacagccccagccccagccccagccccagtcacagccccagccccagtcacagccccagccccagtcacagccccagccccagtcacagccccagccccagccccagtcacagtcccagtcccagttacagtcacagccccagtcacagccccagtcacagccccagccccagtcacagccccagtcccagtcccagttacagtcacagccccagtcccagccccagtcccagccccagtcacagccccagtcacagccccagccccagtcacagccccatccccagccccagccccagtcacagccccagtcccagtcccagttacAGTCACAGCCCctgccccagtcacagccccagccccagtcacagccccagtcacagttacagtcacagccccagtcacagccccagtcacagccccagccccagttacagtcacagccccagtcacagccccagtcacagccccagccccagttacagtcacagccccagtcacagccccagtcacagccccagccccagttacagtcacagccccagccccagttacagtcacagccccagtcacagccccagtcacagccccagccccagttacagtcacagccccagtcacagccccagtcacagccccagtcacagtccCAGTCACAGTCACaaccccagtcacagccccagccccagttacagtcacagccccagtcacagccccagtcacagccccagccccagttacagtcacagccccagtcacagccccagtcacagccccagccccagttacagtcacagccccagtcacagccccagtcacagccccagccccagccccagtcacagccccagccccagtcacagccccagccccagtcacagccccagtcacaaccccagtcacagtcccagtcacagccccagtcacaacCCCAGTCACAACCCCAGTCACAGtcccagtcacagtcacagtcccagtcacagccccagtcacaacCCCAGTCACAACCCCAGTCACAGTCCCAGTCACAGTCACAACCCCAGTCACAGTCCCAGTCACAACCCCAGTCACagtcccagtcacagccccagtcacagccccagccccagtcacagtcacagtcccaGTCACAACCCTAGTCACAACCCCAGTCACAGTCCCAGTCACAGTCACAACCCCAGTCACAGTCCCAGTCACAACCCCAGTCACAGTCCCAGTCACAACCCCAGTCACAACCCCAGTCACAGTCCCAGTCACAGTCACAACCCCAGTCACAGTCCCAGTCACAACCCCAGTCACAACCCCAGTCACAGTCCCAGTCACAGTCACAACCCCAGTCACagtcccagtcacagccccagccccagtcacatccccagccccagtcacagccccagcccca ccagccccagtcacagccccagtcacagccccagccccagtcacagccccagtcacagccccagtcacagtccCAGTCACAGTCACaaccccagtcacagccccagtcacagccccagccccagtcacagccccagccccagtcacagccccagtcacagccccagtcacagccccagtcacagccccagccccagccccagtcacagtcacagccccagccccagtcacagccccagtcacagccccagccccagtcacagccccagccccagtcacagccccagtcacagccccagccccagtcacagccccagtcacagccccagtcacagccccagccccagtcacagccccagccccagtcacagccccagccccagtcacagccccagccccagtcacagccccagtcacagccccagccccagtcacagccccagccccagtcacagccccagcaccagccccagtcacagccccagtcacagccccagtcacagccccagccccagtcacagccccagtcacagccccagtcacagccccagccccagtcacagccccagccccagtcacagccccagccccagtcacagccccagtcacagccccagtcacagccccagtcacagccccagccccagtcacagccacagccccagtcacagccccagccccagtcacagccccagccccagtcacagccccagccccagccccagccccagtcacagccccagccccagtcacagccccagtcacagccccagccccagccccagtcacagccccagtcacagtcacagccccagccccagtcacagccccagtcacagccccagccccagtcacagccccagccccagtcacagc
- the LOC135520983 gene encoding DNA-directed RNA polymerase II subunit RPB1-like: protein SHSPSHSPSPSHSPSPSHSPSPSPSHSPSHSPSHSPSHSPSHSPSHSPSHSPSPSPSHSPSHSPSHSPSHSPSHSPSPSPSHSPSHSHSPSHSPSHSPSHSPSPSNSPSHSPSPSPSHSPSHSPSHSPSPSHSPSHSPSPSPSHSPSPSPSPSPSHSHSPSHSPSHSPSHSPSPSHSPSPSHSPSPSHSPSPSHSPSHSPSHSPSPSHSPSHSPSHSPSHSPSPSHSPSHSPSHSPSHSPSYSHSPSHSPSPSHSPSPSPSPSPSPSHSPSHSPSHSPSHSPSHSPSHSPSHSPSHSPSPSHSPSPSHSPSHSPSHSPSPSHSPSHSPSHSPSPSPSH, encoded by the coding sequence agtcacagccccagtcacagccccagccccagtcacagccccagccccagtcacagccccagtcccagccccagtcacagccccagtcacagccccagtcacagccccagtcacagtcccagtcacagtcccagtcacagccccagtcacagccccagccccagccccagtcacagccccagtcacagccccagtcacagccccagtcacagccccagtcacagccccagtcccagccccagtcacagccccagtcacagtcacagccccagtcacagccccagtcacagccccagtcacagccccagccccagtaacagccccagtcacagccccagtcccagccccagtcacagccccagtcacagccccagtcacagccccagccccagtcacagccccagtcacagccccagtcccagccccagtcacagccccagtcccagtcccagccccagccccagtcacagtcacagccccagtcacagccccagtcacagccccagtcacagccccagccccagtcacagccccagccccagtcacagccccagccccagtcacagtcccagccccagtcacagccccagtcacagccccagtcacagccccagccccagtcacagccccagtcacagccccagtcacagccccagtcacagccccagccccagtcacagccccagtcacagccccagtcacagccccagtcacagccccagttacagtcacagccccagtcacagccccagccccagtcacagcccaagtcccagccccagccccagtcccagccccagtcacagccccagtcacagccccagtcacagccccagtcacagtcccagtcacagtcccagtcacagccccagtcacagccccagtcacagccccagccccagtcacagccccagccccagtcacagccccagtcacagccccagtcacagccccagccccagtcacagccccagtcacagccccagtcacagtcccagtcccagccccagtcac
- the LOC135521310 gene encoding DNA-directed RNA polymerase II subunit RPB1-like produces the protein SHNPSHSPSHSPSPSHIPSPSHSPSPSHSPSHNPSHSPSHSPSPSHSPSPSHSPSPSHSPSHSPSPSHSPSHSPSHSPSHSPSHSPSPSHSPSPSPSHSPSHSPSHSPSHSPSHSPSPSHSPSPSHSPSPSHSPSHSPSPSHSPSPSHSPSPSPSHSPSHSPSHSPSPSHSPSHSPSHSPSPSHSHSPSHSPSPSHSPSHSPSHSPSHSPSHSPSPSHSHSPSHSPSPSHSPSPSHSPSHSPSPSHSPSPSHSPSHSPSHSPSHSPSPSHSPSHSPSPSHSPSPSHSPSPSPSHSPSHSPSH, from the coding sequence AGTCACAACCCCAGTCACagtcccagtcacagccccagccccagtcacatccccagccccagtcacagccccagccccagtcacagccccagtcacaaccccagtcacagtcccagtcacagccccagccccagtcacagccccagccccagtcacagccccagccccagtcacagccccagtcacagccccagccccagtcacagccccagtcacagtcccagtcacagtcccagtcacagccccagtcacagccccagccccagtcacagccccagccccagccccagtcacagccccagtcacagccccagtcacagtcccagtcacagccccagtcacagccccagccccagtcacagccccagccccagtcacagccccagccccagtcacagccccagtcacagccccagccccagtcacagccccagccccagtcacagccccagccccagccccagtcacagccccagtcacagccccagtcacagccccagccccagtcacagccccagtcacagccccagtcacagccccagccccagtcacagtcacagccccagtcacagccccagccccagtcacagccccagtcacagccccagtcacagccccagtcacagccccagtcacagccccagccccagtcacagccacagccccagtcacagccccagccccagtcacagccccagccccagtcacagccccagtcacagccccagccccagtcacagccccagccccagtcacagccccagtcacagccccagtcacagccccagtcacagccccagccccagtcacagccccagtcacagccccagccccagtcacagccccagccccagtcacagccccagccccagccccagtcacagccccagtcacagccccagtcac